From the genome of Miscanthus floridulus cultivar M001 chromosome 10, ASM1932011v1, whole genome shotgun sequence, one region includes:
- the LOC136486214 gene encoding uncharacterized protein yields MADGGIVVAICQYGGEFTSGPNGNLTYKGGEAHAVDVARDMPLESFKDEVSKVFHVDVTDMLLKYFLPNNYRTLITISCDRDLQRMVDFTTSAAQVEVFLISRVENRSIVTYSGASAIKPGSNAPGDKRKRPPSKNKVSKSNKKTPTPSAPGTSVQPSANNVKQPRPIVTANDVNRVFQLEFGSDVAFATPAGGASTAPGILDQQNLALVDSAPREPIGLFDDSGDPYVGSEITADPQHRLDNPVMFWDDIIKGVGQEFDNVKDFRAQLCKYAIGKGFAYRFIKNETTRVTVKCVAEGCTWRLHASESSRNKKFVIKKMTDEHTCGGGNGEGQRRATRQWLTTVIKEKLHDNPMLKPKDLVKEIYEQYGVTLTYSQVWRGKEVVQKELYHAIRETYSHLPWYCERLTESNPGSIALLSPMVDTKFRRFFVAFHASLHGFVNGCRPLLFLDKVPLKATNEYKLLVAAAVDADDGVFPVAFSVVEDENYESWVWFLMQLKFPIQNQSYAYNAMTFLSSGQKGLDAAVSQVFGDSHHAFCLHHIMEEFKGELRKGPWSQQIREGMIEDFTRAAQACSIEDFNASIESIRNISTEAAEWIIASKPEHWSDVIFRGCRYDHFSSNIVDAFNNWIPTKKEGSIVLMIDSLRTKIMEIIETRREACKAWSGPLTPSMEYKAQEEMMKAGKMTVLCSSETVFEVRGNAIFVVNLANWECTCRRWQLSGLPCLHAIAVFNRIGRSFYDYCSKFFRIESYHMTYSGTIFPIPDMDTVDFSAGANLIPPPKPRTSDKPRRKRFNPNKVPTVIRLCSRCKQAGHNKATCEAIL; encoded by the exons ATGGCCGATGGGGGTATTGTGGTAGCCATTTGCCAATATGGTGGAGAATTCACTTCTGGCCCCAATGGTAATTTGACATACAAAGGAGGCGAGGCACATGCTGTTGATGTTGCTCGTGATATGCCACTGGAGAGCTTCAAGGATGAGGTGTCCAAGGTGTTCCATGTTGATGTGACTGACATGTTATTGAAATACTTCCTTCCAAATAATTACAGAACACTCATCACAATATCATGTGATCGAGATTTACAAAGGATGGTTGATTTTACTACCAGTGCCGCGCAAGTGGAAGTTTTCTTGATTAGTAGAGTAGAAAACAG GAGTATTGTTACCTACTCTGGAGCTTCTGCAATTAAGCCTGGCTCTAATGCTCCTGGTGACAAAAGGAAAAGGCCACCTTCCAAAAACAA GGTATCTAAAAGTAACAAGAAGACTCCGACTCCCAGTGCTCCTGGCACTTCAGTCCAACCTAGTGCCAATAATGTGAAACAGCCAAGACCAATTGTTACTGCAAACGATGTCAACAG GGTTTTCCAACTGGAATTTGGAAGCGATGTTGCCTTTGCCACCCCAGCTGGAGGTGCTTCCACCGCGCCAGGCATTCTGGATCAGCaaaatcttgctcttgttgaTAGTGCACCTCG GGAACCAATTGGCCTTTTTGATGATTCAGGTGACCCATATGTTGGTTCTGAGATCACTGCAGATCCTCAGCACCGACTTGACAATCCTGTTATGTTTTGGGATGACATTATCAAAGGTGTTGGTCAAGAGTTTGATAATGTGAAGGATTTCCGTGCTCAATTGTGCAAATATGCCATTGGGAAAGGATTTGCGTACCGGTTCATTAAAAATGAAACTACTCGTGTCACGGTAAAATGTGTTGCGGAGGGCTGCACGTGGCGATTGCATGCATCCGAGTCATCTCGTAACAAGAAGTTTGTAATCAAGAAAATGACAGATGAGCATACATGTggaggaggaaatggagaaggcCAGCGTCGAGCGACAAGACAATGGCTGACCACCGTTATTAAGGAGAAGCTGCATGATAATCCGATGTTGAAGCCAAAGGACCTTGTCAAGGAAATATATGAACAATATGGAGTTACACTGACCTATTCACAGGTCTGGCGAGGTAAAGAAGTAGTGCAGAAGGAACTGTATCATGCTATCAGGGAGACTTACAGCCATTTGCCCTGGTATTGTGAGAGGCTTACAGAGTCCAACCCAGGAAGTATTGCTTTGTTATCTCCAATGGTGGATACAAAATTCCGTCGCTTTTTTGTTGCATTTCATGCTTCTTTGCATGGTTTTGTAAATGGGTGCAGGCCCCTATTGTTTCTTGATAAGGTTCCACTGAAAGCAACAAATGAGTACAAGTTGCTGGTGGCCGCTGCAGTCGATGCAGATGATGGTGTCTTTCCAGTGGCATTTAGTGTGGTTGAGGATGAAAACTATGAAAGCTGGGTTTGGTTCTTGATGCAGCTGAAATTTCCTATCCAAAATCAGAGCTACGCGTACAATGCCATGACATTCTTGTCCAGTGGACAAAAGGGTCTGGATGCTGCTGTTTCTCAAGTTTTTGGAGATAGCCATCATGCCTTCTGTTTGCATCATATCATGGAGGAATTCAAAGGAGAGCTGAGAAAGGGGCCATGGTCACAACAAATAAGAGAGGGGATGATTGAGGATTTTACTCGTGCTGCTCAAGCGTGTAGTATTGAGGATTTTAATGCGTCCATTGAGAGCATTAGGAATATATCCACTGAAGCTGCTGAGTGGATCATAGCAAGCAAGCCTGAGCATTGGTCTGATGTCATTTTCAGAGGTTGTCGATATGATCATTTCTCCTCAAACATTGTTGATGCCTTCAATAACTGGATACCAACCAAGAAGGAGGGTTCAATTGTGCTGATGATTGACTCATTGAGAACAAAAATAATGGAAATAATAGAAACAAGGCGTGAGGCTTGCAAGGCATGGTCAGGACCTTTGACGCCTTCCATGGAATACAAAGCACAGGAGGAGATGATGAAGGCTGGTAAAATGACTGTTCTGTGCTCTTCTGAAACTGTGTTTGAAGTGCGGGGCAATGCAATTTTTGTCGTTAATCTTGCAAATTGGGAATGCACCTGCCGGAGGTGGCAACTTTCTGGCCTCCCATGCTTGCATGCTATTGCTGTGTTCAACAGGATTGGGCGATCTTTCTATGACTACTGCTCGAAGTTTTTCAGAATAGAGAGCTACCATATGACTTATTCAGGAACGATCTTCCCTATACCTGATATGGATACTGTTGATTTTAGTGCTGGGGCAAATTTAATTCCACCTCCCAAGCCACGAACATCGGATAAACCAAGAAGGAAGCGGTTTAACCCCAACAAGGTCCCCACGGTAATACGGCTCTGCAGCAGgtgcaagcaagcaggccacAACAAGGCAACTTGTGAAGCTATTTTGTAG